The Setaria italica strain Yugu1 chromosome IX, Setaria_italica_v2.0, whole genome shotgun sequence genome has a window encoding:
- the LOC101780133 gene encoding IQ domain-containing protein IQM4-like isoform X2, whose protein sequence is MGVLFSCPADDYDPLDMEEAPPAGTSGGGAVLKALGSGKLHIEGSLSFKRAQAASGALHVETEISIRAGDAAAPAPEPAGPLPREVARARFTEPAVESPKHEAAALRLQKVYKSFRTRRQLADCAVLVEQSWWKLLDFALLKRSSVSFFDIEKQETAMSKWSRARTRAAKVGKGLLKDDKAQKLALQHWLEAIDPRHRYGHNLHYYYDCWLQCESKQPFFYWLDIGEGREINLEGKCPRSKLLSQCIKYLGPKEREDYEVVIEDGKFLYKKSGRILDTSCGPRDAKWIFVLSTSKILYVGQKRKGVFQHSSFLAGGATSAAGRLVVENGTLKAIWPHSGHYRPTEENFQEFQSFLKDNMVDLTEVKKCEEETAMARPDSSEDDQEAAEEQAPVPREKILERINSKKEMKSYQLGKQLSFKWTTGAGPRIGCVRDYPSELQVQALEQVNLSPRCGSTAAASRFASPLRRSFNQPAAAAPRGCDASTPRGASRSPLQHGTPAVEAAAD, encoded by the exons ATGGGCGTCCTCTTCTCGTGCCCCGCCGACGACTACGACCCGCTCGACATGGAGGAAGCGCCGCCGGCGGGCacctccggcggtggcgccgtccTCAAGGCGCTGGGCTCCGGCAAGCTGCACATCGAGGGCTCGCTCAGCTTCAAGCGGGCGCAGGCCGCCTCGGGCGCCCTGCACGTGGAGACCGAGATCTCCATCAgggccggcgacgccgccgcgcccgcgccggagccCGCCGGGCCGCTGCCGAGGGAGGTCGCCAGGGCGAGGTTCACCGAGCCGGCCGTCGAGAGCCCCAAGCACGAGGCCGCGGCGCTCAGGCTTCAGAAGGTGTACAAGAGCTTCCGCACGCGCCGGCAGCTCGCCGACTGCGCCGTCCTCGTCGAGCAGAGCTG GTGGAAGCTGCTGGATTTCGCGCTGCTCAAGCGCAGCTCCGTGTCCTTCTTCGACATCGAGAAGCAGGAGACCGCCATGTCCAAGTGGTCAAGAGCAAGAACCCGAGCTGCCAAG GTTGGAAAGGGATTGCTCAAGGATGACAAGGCTCAGAAGCTCGCTTTGCAGCACTGGCTCGAAGCG ATTGACCCACGGCACCGCTACGGTCATAACCTTCACTACTACTACGATTGCTGGCTCCAATGCGAAAGCAAGCAGCCTTTCTTCTACTG GCTCGATATCGGAGAAGGCAGAGAGATCAACCTTGAAGGCAAGTGCCCAAGATCAAAGCTTCTGAGCCAGTGCATCAAGTACCTTGGTCCA aaagaaagagaggactATGAAGTCGTAATCGAGGACGGCAAGTTCTTATACAAGAAGAGCGGCCGAATCCTTGACACATCTTGCGGACCACGGGATGCAAAGTGGATCTTTGTTCTAAGCACATCTAAGATCTTGTATGTTGGCCAG AAGAGAAAGGGTGTATTTCAACATTCTAGCTTTCTTGCCGGAGGGGCTACTTCCGCTGCTGGGCGATTGGTTGTTGAGAATGGAACCTTGAAG GCTATTTGGCCTCACAGTGGGCACTACCGCCCGACCGAGGAGAACTTCCAGGAGTTCCAGAGCTTCCTCAAGGACAACATGGTCGATCTAACTGAGGTTAAG AAATGCGAAGAAGAAACTGCGATGGCACGGCCCGATTCATCAGAAGATGATCAGGAGGCGGCCGAAGAGCAGGCGCCCGTGCCGCGGGAGAAGATCCTGGAGCGGATCAACTCCAAGAAGGAGATGAAATCCTACCAGCTGGGCAAGCAGCTGTCCTTCAAGTGGACGACGGGTGCCGGGCCCCGGATCGGGTGCGTGCGCGACTACCCGTCGGAGCTCCAGGTGCAGGCGCTGGAGCAGGTGAACCTCTCGCCGAGGTGcggcagcaccgccgccgcgtcccggTTCGCCTCTCCGCTGAGGCGAAGCTTCAAccagccagcggcggcggcgccgagggggTGCGACGCGTCCACGCCGAGGGGGGCGTCCCGGTCGCCTCTGCAGCACGGAACACCTGCAGTGGAAGCTGCAGCTGACTGA
- the LOC101780133 gene encoding IQ domain-containing protein IQM2-like isoform X1 gives MGVLFSCPADDYDPLDMEEAPPAGTSGGGAVLKALGSGKLHIEGSLSFKRAQAASGALHVETEISIRAGDAAAPAPEPAGPLPREVARARFTEPAVESPKHEAAALRLQKVYKSFRTRRQLADCAVLVEQSWWKLLDFALLKRSSVSFFDIEKQETAMSKWSRARTRAAKVGKGLLKDDKAQKLALQHWLEAIDPRHRYGHNLHYYYDCWLQCESKQPFFYWLDIGEGREINLEGKCPRSKLLSQCIKYLGPKEREDYEVVIEDGKFLYKKSGRILDTSCGPRDAKWIFVLSTSKILYVGQKRKGVFQHSSFLAGGATSAAGRLVVENGTLKAIWPHSGHYRPTEENFQEFQSFLKDNMVDLTEVKMSPAEEDESSGAVSEESLQRAKKLETKRLHLKRPALARRYLKLSTTAARRSRNAKKKLRWHGPIHQKMIRRRPKSRRPCRGRRSWSGSTPRRR, from the exons ATGGGCGTCCTCTTCTCGTGCCCCGCCGACGACTACGACCCGCTCGACATGGAGGAAGCGCCGCCGGCGGGCacctccggcggtggcgccgtccTCAAGGCGCTGGGCTCCGGCAAGCTGCACATCGAGGGCTCGCTCAGCTTCAAGCGGGCGCAGGCCGCCTCGGGCGCCCTGCACGTGGAGACCGAGATCTCCATCAgggccggcgacgccgccgcgcccgcgccggagccCGCCGGGCCGCTGCCGAGGGAGGTCGCCAGGGCGAGGTTCACCGAGCCGGCCGTCGAGAGCCCCAAGCACGAGGCCGCGGCGCTCAGGCTTCAGAAGGTGTACAAGAGCTTCCGCACGCGCCGGCAGCTCGCCGACTGCGCCGTCCTCGTCGAGCAGAGCTG GTGGAAGCTGCTGGATTTCGCGCTGCTCAAGCGCAGCTCCGTGTCCTTCTTCGACATCGAGAAGCAGGAGACCGCCATGTCCAAGTGGTCAAGAGCAAGAACCCGAGCTGCCAAG GTTGGAAAGGGATTGCTCAAGGATGACAAGGCTCAGAAGCTCGCTTTGCAGCACTGGCTCGAAGCG ATTGACCCACGGCACCGCTACGGTCATAACCTTCACTACTACTACGATTGCTGGCTCCAATGCGAAAGCAAGCAGCCTTTCTTCTACTG GCTCGATATCGGAGAAGGCAGAGAGATCAACCTTGAAGGCAAGTGCCCAAGATCAAAGCTTCTGAGCCAGTGCATCAAGTACCTTGGTCCA aaagaaagagaggactATGAAGTCGTAATCGAGGACGGCAAGTTCTTATACAAGAAGAGCGGCCGAATCCTTGACACATCTTGCGGACCACGGGATGCAAAGTGGATCTTTGTTCTAAGCACATCTAAGATCTTGTATGTTGGCCAG AAGAGAAAGGGTGTATTTCAACATTCTAGCTTTCTTGCCGGAGGGGCTACTTCCGCTGCTGGGCGATTGGTTGTTGAGAATGGAACCTTGAAG GCTATTTGGCCTCACAGTGGGCACTACCGCCCGACCGAGGAGAACTTCCAGGAGTTCCAGAGCTTCCTCAAGGACAACATGGTCGATCTAACTGAGGTTAAG ATGAGCCCAGCAGAGGAGGATGAGAGTTCTGGGGCAGTCTCAGAAGAGTCACTTCAGAGAGCGAAAAAACTCGAGACCAAACGGCTGCACCTGAAGAGACCGGCCCTTGCCAGACGCTACCTGAAGCTGTCAACAACGGCAGCACGGAGATCGAGAAATGCGAAGAAGAAACTGCGATGGCACGGCCCGATTCATCAGAAGATGATCAGGAGGCGGCCGAAGAGCAGGCGCCCGTGCCGCGGGAGAAGATCCTGGAGCGGATCAACTCCAAGAAGGAGATGA
- the LOC101780529 gene encoding uncharacterized protein LOC101780529 produces MARVLPLSIDTGEMARGEDMVTDMPSSSAGASCAAVDHSEQNTKDDEYARLVTRAQHATSDVSATILPEQPRSRSFIWWMKVLLGCFLLIIVGYVFVKWGVPFAFEKVLLPIMQWEASAFGRPVLAVVLVASLALFPVILVPSGPSMWLAGMIFGYGWGFLIIMVGTTIGMVVPYWIGSLFRERLHVWLTKWPQQIALIKLAGEGNWFQQFRVVALFRISPFPYTIFNYAVTVTEIKFNPYLCGSIAGMVPEAFIYIYSGRLIRTLADMKYGNYKMTPVEITYNVISFIIAIVLTVAFTVYAKRALNNIKSSEGICKEEVLSPAGSGARLKHHQERSGSCSVELDVV; encoded by the exons ATGGCGCGCGTCCTCCCGCTCAGCATCGACACGGGGGAGATGGCCAG AGGCGAAGATATGGTGACAGACATGCCAAGTTCTTCAGCTGGGGCGTCGTGCGCAGCAGTTGACCATTCTGAGCAAAACACAAAGGACGATGAATATGCGAGGCTGGTTACACGAGCTCAACATGCAACATCTGATGTCAGTGCGACAATTTTACCTGagcaaccaaggtcaagatCCTTCATTTGGTGGATGAAAGTTCTGCTTGGCTGCTTCCTTCTTATAATAGTGGGTTACGTCTTTGTGAAATGGGGAGTCCCCTTTGCCTTTGAGAAG GTTCTTTTGCCAATCATGCAGTGGGAAGCAAGTGCTTTTGGGCGTCCAGTATTGGCTGTTGTTCTTGTTGCATCTTTGGCTCTCTTTCCAGTTATTTTAGTTCCTTCTGGTCCTTCTATGTGGTTAGCAGGAATGATCTTTGGTTATGGTTGGGGTTTCTTGATTATAATGGTCGGGACTACTATTGGCATGGTGGTACCGTATTGGATTGGCTCATTGTTCCGCGAACGTCTACAT GTATGGTTAACGAAATGGCCTCAGCAGATAGCACTAATAAAACTTGCTGGTGAAGGGAATTGGTTCCAGCAGTTTCGAGTTGTTGCGCTATTCAGGATCTCACCATTCCcatatacaatttttaattaTGCTGTCACTGTGACAGAAATTAAGTTCAACCCTTATCTATGTGGTTCAATTGCTGGAATGGTACCAGAGGCATTCATCTACATATACAG CGGACGGTTAATCCGTACATTGGCTGACATGAAGTATGGCAACTACAAAATGACGCCGGTGGAGATAACATACAACGTCATCTCCTTCATCATCGCCATCGTCCTCACAGTCGCCTTCACGGTCTACGCCAAGAGAGCTCTGAACAACATAAAAAGTTCAGAAGGTATCTGTAAAGAAGAAGTTCTGAGCCCTGCCGGCTCGGGTGCACGTCTGAAACACCATCAGGAGCGCTCTGGTTCATGCTCTGTAGAACTAGATGTTGTATGA
- the LOC101781207 gene encoding uncharacterized protein C9orf78 produces MQRKNFRKRSFEPDADDRSDDEDTRRVVLEEIKYMQKLRERKLGIPADPAAASTNGSAARGLVGGGGAAIGEAEKEDLVLQDTFAQETAVTIEDPNMLRYVETELAKKRGKTVDVGHKEEMDHVDELYTVPDHLKVKKKNSEESSTQWTTGIAEVQLPIEYKLRNIEETEAAKKMLQEKRLAAKPKSDSNIPSSYSADYFHRGKEYDEKLRRENPGLYKDKDSRPNESAGGKATDTKNTAGAGAGRREAASDDIMLERFRRREKIRVMRR; encoded by the exons ATGCAGCGAAAGAACTTCCGCAAGCGGAGCTtcgagccggacgccgacgaCCGCTCCGACGACGAGGACACCCGCCG CGTCGTCCTGGAGGAGATCAAGTACATGCAGAAGCTCCGGGAGAGGAAGCTGGGCAtccccgccgaccccgccgccgcctccaccaacgGGTCAGCCGCCCGCGGACTGGTGGGTGGAGGGGGAGCGGCTATCGGCGAGGCCGAGAAGGAGGACCTCGTCCTCCAGGACACCTTCGCGCAGGAGACTGCCGTCACCATCGAGGACCCCAACAT GCTGAGGTATGTGGAGACCGAGCTGGCGAAGAAGAGGGGTAAGACAGTTGATGTGGGACACAAGGAAGAGATGGACCATGTGGACGAGCTCTACACCGTGCCAGACCACCTCAAG gtgaagaagaagaactcGGAGGAGAGCTCGACACAGTGGACTACGGGCATTGCTGAAGTTCAGCTGCCTATTGA GTACAAATTAAGAAACATTGAAGAAACTGAGGCAGCTAAAAAGATGCTGCAAGAGAAAAGACTTGCGGCTAAACCAAAATCAGATTCAAATATTCCATCAAGTTACAGTGCTGATTATTTCCATCGTGGCAAAGAATATGATGAGAAATTGCGGAGAG AGAATCCTGGGCTGTACAAAGATAAAGATTCTCGGCCTAATGAAAGTGCAGGAGGTAAAGCAACAGATACTAAAAATACAGCTGGTGCCGGTGCAGGACGGAGAGAGGCTGCTAGTGATGATATCATGCTTGAGCGATTCCGCAGGCGTGAAAAAATTCGTGTCATGCGAAGGTAG